The following proteins are co-located in the Macadamia integrifolia cultivar HAES 741 chromosome 3, SCU_Mint_v3, whole genome shotgun sequence genome:
- the LOC122073345 gene encoding uncharacterized protein LOC122073345: MEGGLPMINCLLQHTLRSLCSCSESSSTSSSKWVYAVFWRILPRNYPPPKWDYGGGVLDRSKGNRRNWILVWEDGFCDFYECERVRDGCSKGRFGAEVFFKMSHEVYNYGEGLVGKVAADNSHKWVFKETPHGNDSNFISSWSGSMEPQPKQWEAQFSSGIQTIAIISVREGIVQLGSLDKIFEDLNLVISIQRKFSYLQSIPGVLGMQRPYLPVQKYPDTSKHNTQMIETKQTALLIDDKHMGIGGKRCYGERLEELPIKSINLGWNSPQTSIGGPFWSNPPLLPFMSRSLGALLSKLPSVVPPHNAMNAPDRTPDNSTIIQRTVNNEGRQGEIPEIKVEARRMDLSKEEKPRTQKLKSSWEDQEERCIFDTQQEDGLSSIN; this comes from the exons ATGGAAGGTGGGCTTCCCATGATTAACTGTCTCTTACAGCACACACTGAGAAGCTTGTGTTCCTGTTCGGagtcttcttctacttcttcttccaagTGGGTTTACGCAGTCTTCTGGAGGATCCTACCTCGGAATTACCCTCCACCCAA GTGGGATTATGGAGGAGGTGTTCTTGACCGCTCCAAGGGAAATAGGAGGAACTG GATTCTCGTTTGGGAAGATGGGTTCTGTGATTTCTACGAATGTGAAAGAGTGAGAGACGGTTGCAGTAAAGGAAGGTTTGGAGCTGAAGTTTTCTTTAAAATGTCTCATGAAGTTTACAACTATGGAGAAGG attggtGGGAAAAGTTGCAGCAGACAACAGTCACAAATGGGTATTTAAGGAAACCCCACATGGGAACGATTccaacttcatttcttcctGGAGTGGATCAATGGAACCT CAACCTAAGCAATGGGAAGCTCAGTTCAGTTCAGGCATTCAG ACCATAGCAATCATTTCCGTTAGAGAAGGCATTGTTCAACTGGGTTCACTAGATAAG ATCTTTGAAGATCTCAATCTGGTGATCAGTATACAGAGGAAGTTCAGCTATCTCCAAAGCATACCCGGCGTATTAGGAATGCAGAGACCTTATCTACCAGTCCAAAAATATCCAGACACCTCAAAACATAATACCCAGATGATCGAGACCAAACAAACTGCTTTGTTGATCGACGACAAGCATATGGGAATTGGTGGGAAGAGATGCTATGGCGAGAGATTGGAAGAATTGCCGATCAAATCCATCAATTTGGGCTGGAATAGCCCTCAAACGAGCATTGGAGGACCCTTTTGGTCAAACCCACCACTTTTACCCTTCATGTCCCGGAGTCTAGGAGCTCTGTTATCTAAACTACCCTCAGTGGTTCCCCCACATAACGCCATGAATGCTCCTGATAGAACTCCAGATAACAGTACAATAATTCAGAGAACAGTGAATAATGAAGGTCGGCAGGGCGAAATTCCTGAGATTAAGGTCGAGGCCCGCCGTATGGATCTttctaaagaagaaaaacccagaacccaaaaactgaaatcaagCTGGGAAGATCAAGAGGAGAGGTGCATCTTTGATACTCAGCAGGAAGATGGTTTAAGCTCAATTAATTAG